Proteins encoded by one window of Halomonas sp. SH5A2:
- a CDS encoding co-chaperone YbbN, with product MSSIIDPRTGEALTSPDTGQDGQTSADQPPVRPEDVIIDLNAGNIQQVLEASMKVPVLMDCWAPDSEPCKQLMAVLERLAVEYGGAFLLAKLDTQANPEIASQLGVQSVPDVKLISQGGLVDGFQGALPEKQIREWLNRYFPAPEDAPPSPEEQAEAALNEGDPAGARDIYQNLVSQYPDHYPYQVGLARALVGEGRRDEARSLLDNLPPEERDAPSARGVRASIEFGEQALSSDEIAALGDRTDSEAQYQRALRQVADGQYEAGLEALLTLMKQDRAYNDDAARKTLLQAFDALGADHPLTVTYRRKLFALLY from the coding sequence ATGTCATCCATCATTGATCCTCGCACCGGTGAAGCATTAACCAGCCCTGATACGGGCCAAGACGGCCAGACCAGCGCCGACCAACCACCGGTTCGCCCCGAAGACGTCATCATTGACCTCAACGCCGGTAATATCCAGCAAGTCCTTGAAGCCTCGATGAAAGTCCCGGTACTGATGGACTGCTGGGCGCCAGACTCTGAGCCGTGCAAACAGCTCATGGCGGTATTGGAGCGACTCGCGGTCGAGTACGGTGGCGCCTTCCTGCTCGCCAAACTGGATACCCAGGCCAACCCTGAGATTGCCAGTCAGTTGGGGGTGCAATCAGTCCCCGACGTTAAACTGATCAGCCAGGGTGGCCTGGTCGACGGTTTCCAAGGCGCGCTACCTGAAAAACAGATTCGTGAGTGGCTTAACCGCTATTTCCCAGCCCCGGAAGACGCGCCACCCAGCCCGGAAGAGCAGGCCGAAGCGGCGCTGAACGAGGGCGATCCGGCCGGCGCGCGGGACATTTACCAAAACCTGGTCAGCCAATACCCGGACCACTACCCCTATCAGGTTGGCCTGGCCCGAGCGCTGGTCGGCGAAGGACGCCGCGACGAAGCCCGCAGCCTGCTGGATAACCTGCCCCCGGAAGAACGCGACGCACCGTCGGCTCGCGGTGTTCGAGCGAGCATCGAGTTCGGCGAGCAGGCGCTTTCCAGTGACGAAATCGCCGCCCTGGGCGACCGCACCGATAGCGAAGCGCAATATCAACGCGCCCTGCGTCAGGTAGCGGATGGCCAATACGAAGCCGGACTCGAGGCTCTGCTGACGCTGATGAAGCAGGACCGCGCCTACAACGACGACGCTGCGCGCAAGACGCTGCTGCAGGCCTTCGACGCGTTGGGGGCTGACCACCCGCTGACGGTTACCTATCGTCGCAAGCTGTTTGCCCTGCTTTACTGA
- a CDS encoding MalY/PatB family protein, producing the protein MAFDFATPIERRHPAEGWASQKWHRYADDVLPLWVADMDFRSPPAVIEALQARVSHGVYGYGEVSDTLTETVCEWSANHYQWPIQPKWQQWLPGVVPALHLAAMTLTAPGDGVLTVTPIYPPFLAVAERTGRLSQQAALATPVSGDDSWRLDIGALEAAVTPQTRLLLWCHPHNPTGRVWSHGELAALAAFVERHDLWVVSDELHCDLLLDEGERHQPLVEAFPALAPRTITLWAPSKTFNLAGLTTACAVIPDESLRKRFVQATKGLLPDGNVLGLVAAEAAYRHGDPWRQALLGVLREHCATLKARVATWPGVEMSPPASTYLAWLDMRQAGLGESPQAALLEKAGVALSDGAAFGHPGFVRLNFGTTASQLEAALARMDTLLAG; encoded by the coding sequence ATGGCATTTGATTTTGCCACGCCCATTGAGCGACGCCACCCCGCCGAGGGGTGGGCATCGCAAAAATGGCACCGATACGCCGATGATGTGCTGCCCCTGTGGGTGGCGGACATGGACTTTCGCTCACCGCCGGCGGTGATAGAGGCCCTCCAAGCAAGGGTGTCACACGGCGTTTATGGCTATGGTGAAGTGTCTGATACGTTAACAGAAACCGTGTGCGAGTGGAGCGCAAACCACTACCAGTGGCCGATTCAACCCAAGTGGCAACAGTGGTTGCCGGGCGTGGTGCCAGCGCTGCATCTGGCAGCTATGACACTGACAGCGCCGGGCGACGGCGTGTTGACCGTGACCCCGATCTACCCGCCATTTCTGGCGGTGGCCGAGCGTACCGGCCGGTTGTCGCAGCAGGCGGCACTGGCCACGCCGGTCAGCGGCGACGATAGCTGGCGGTTGGATATCGGCGCGCTTGAGGCGGCGGTGACCCCGCAAACGCGCCTGCTACTGTGGTGTCACCCGCACAATCCCACCGGCCGCGTATGGTCGCATGGCGAGCTGGCGGCGCTGGCGGCGTTTGTCGAACGCCACGACCTGTGGGTGGTGTCGGATGAGCTGCATTGCGATTTGCTGCTTGACGAAGGGGAGCGCCACCAGCCGCTGGTCGAGGCTTTCCCGGCACTTGCCCCGCGCACCATTACGCTCTGGGCGCCGTCGAAGACGTTCAATCTGGCGGGCTTGACCACTGCTTGCGCGGTGATCCCCGACGAAAGCCTGCGCAAGCGCTTTGTCCAGGCTACCAAAGGTTTGCTGCCGGATGGCAACGTGCTGGGATTGGTGGCGGCGGAAGCGGCTTATCGCCACGGAGATCCCTGGCGTCAGGCCTTGCTGGGGGTTCTACGCGAGCATTGCGCGACGCTCAAGGCGCGGGTCGCGACATGGCCGGGGGTTGAAATGAGTCCGCCCGCGTCGACCTACCTGGCGTGGCTGGATATGCGCCAGGCCGGCTTGGGTGAGTCGCCGCAGGCGGCGCTGCTTGAGAAGGCGGGCGTTGCCCTTTCGGACGGTGCGGCGTTTGGCCATCCAGGGTTTGTGCGGCTCAACTTTGGCACCACCGCCTCGCAGTTGGAGGCGGCGCTAGCCCGCATGGATACGCTCCTGGCCGGTTGA
- a CDS encoding acyl-CoA thioesterase, translating into MFTRTIEPAFYDTDALGHINNTRLPAWFELARNDLFRLFTPDLNPKAWRLIMARMEVDYRAELFYGHDIELRTYLTRLGNSSFTVTQEARQHGKLTNVGHTILVQYDHQAKCTVPIEGELREALSAHLQDAPAPA; encoded by the coding sequence ATGTTTACCCGCACCATCGAGCCGGCTTTTTACGACACCGATGCCCTGGGCCACATCAACAACACTCGCCTTCCCGCCTGGTTCGAATTGGCCCGTAACGACCTGTTCAGGTTATTCACCCCCGACTTGAACCCCAAAGCGTGGCGGCTGATCATGGCGCGGATGGAGGTCGACTACCGCGCTGAACTGTTTTACGGTCATGATATCGAATTACGTACCTACCTGACGCGCCTGGGCAACAGCTCCTTTACTGTTACCCAGGAAGCGCGTCAGCATGGCAAGTTGACCAATGTCGGGCACACCATTCTAGTGCAGTACGATCATCAGGCTAAATGTACCGTGCCCATCGAAGGCGAGTTACGGGAAGCGCTCTCCGCCCATCTGCAGGACGCGCCCGCCCCCGCCTGA
- a CDS encoding DUF501 domain-containing protein, with protein sequence MVIRTNQAPDERQLAIITQQLGRPPKGIEAVTATDGNGTPLVLRMAPIVEGKPFPTLYWLCSDVLKVEISRIEAVGVIKSLEQQLQDDPDFLDAYRQSHRDYVETRWALMSDAQRAEVAERGYTDVLTQRGIGGISNWQQVRCLHTQYAHHLCGNNVIGQWLDAHYQVDTCLP encoded by the coding sequence ATGGTGATTCGCACCAATCAAGCGCCCGACGAACGCCAACTGGCGATTATTACCCAGCAGCTCGGCCGCCCGCCAAAGGGCATCGAGGCCGTGACCGCCACCGACGGCAACGGCACCCCGCTGGTGCTGCGCATGGCCCCGATTGTCGAAGGCAAGCCTTTTCCGACGCTTTACTGGCTGTGTTCCGACGTGCTCAAGGTCGAGATATCGCGCATTGAAGCCGTCGGCGTTATCAAGTCGCTGGAGCAACAGCTACAGGACGACCCCGACTTTCTCGACGCCTACCGGCAAAGTCACCGCGACTACGTCGAGACCCGCTGGGCGCTGATGAGCGATGCTCAGCGCGCCGAGGTCGCTGAGCGCGGTTACACCGACGTGCTCACCCAGCGCGGTATTGGCGGCATCAGTAACTGGCAGCAGGTGCGCTGCCTGCATACCCAGTACGCCCACCATCTATGCGGCAACAATGTGATTGGCCAATGGCTGGACGCTCACTATCAGGTCGACACCTGTCTACCTTGA
- a CDS encoding LOG family protein, which yields MSRICVYLGSREGNSPAFRHAAHELGRTLAAGGHTLVYGGARIGLMGVLANAALEAGGEVVGVMPDHLVEREQAHLGLSELIRVPNMHERKATMAANADAFIALPGGIGTFEELFEIWTWGYLGLHEKPLGLLNVDGFYSPLLTFLNSTVQQGFMAQATRDMLLDAETPKALLEALER from the coding sequence ATGTCCCGAATTTGCGTTTATCTTGGCTCGCGGGAAGGCAACAGCCCCGCCTTTCGTCACGCCGCCCACGAACTTGGCCGCACCTTGGCGGCTGGCGGTCATACGCTGGTCTACGGCGGCGCACGGATAGGCTTGATGGGCGTGCTGGCCAATGCGGCCCTTGAAGCCGGGGGCGAGGTGGTCGGCGTAATGCCGGATCATCTGGTCGAGCGCGAACAGGCTCACCTCGGCCTGAGCGAGCTGATCCGGGTGCCCAACATGCATGAACGTAAGGCGACCATGGCCGCCAATGCTGATGCGTTCATTGCCCTACCCGGCGGCATCGGCACCTTTGAAGAGCTGTTTGAAATCTGGACCTGGGGGTATCTGGGCTTGCATGAAAAGCCGCTTGGGCTCCTCAATGTCGACGGTTTCTACTCGCCGCTGCTGACGTTTTTAAACAGTACCGTCCAGCAGGGGTTCATGGCACAAGCAACGCGGGATATGCTACTCGACGCTGAAACACCCAAGGCACTGCTTGAGGCGCTCGAAAGATGA
- a CDS encoding tetratricopeptide repeat protein, with protein MPQASSLFTRLEFRLAERLFQNRWLLPRSPRTQRLTLNLFKRCAEAGHPDALSVYGNMLLQRSLSPHDKARGARYVMEAAHAGDVKSQYQAAKIYETGCAQYPNRDDYAVTWYARAAQSGHSLAAERLAHAYRVGELGLAVDADQAAYWQSRVGEPSDPVAA; from the coding sequence ATGCCACAGGCATCATCATTGTTCACTCGGCTTGAGTTTCGGTTAGCCGAACGGCTGTTTCAAAATCGTTGGCTGTTGCCACGCTCACCGCGTACCCAGCGGTTAACGCTGAACTTGTTCAAGCGCTGTGCTGAGGCGGGCCATCCCGACGCGCTTTCCGTTTATGGCAACATGCTGTTGCAGCGTAGCCTCTCGCCCCACGATAAAGCACGTGGCGCGCGCTATGTGATGGAAGCTGCCCATGCCGGCGATGTAAAGTCGCAGTATCAGGCGGCGAAAATTTATGAGACCGGTTGCGCGCAGTACCCAAACCGTGATGATTACGCGGTGACTTGGTATGCGCGTGCGGCGCAATCCGGTCATTCACTAGCCGCTGAACGCCTAGCGCATGCTTACCGGGTCGGCGAGTTGGGCCTGGCGGTGGATGCTGACCAGGCTGCCTATTGGCAGAGCCGGGTAGGTGAACCATCTGACCCTGTTGCGGCATGA
- a CDS encoding NADP(H)-dependent aldo-keto reductase: MQTRPLGRTGMQVSRLCLGTMTFGEQNSEAEAHEQLDRAVAFGVNFIDTAEMYPVPPKAETQGLTERYVGSWLKQRGERDDVILATKAAGPGLDHIRGGPRLTREHLFKAIDSSLERLQTDYVDLYQLHWPDRSTNFFGKLGYTHNEEEDATPLEETLSALKELVDAGKIRAIGLSNDTPWGTMRALQLADQLDLPRVASIQNPYNLLNRSFEVGLAEIAHREDVGLLAYSPLGFGVLSGKYLNGAKPPKGRLTLFERFKRYTSPEADAATHAYVALARDYGLDPAQMALAFVNSRSFLTSNIIGATTMEQLESNLASESLKLDDELLEAIDDIHRRMPNPCP, from the coding sequence ATGCAAACGCGACCACTGGGCAGAACCGGGATGCAAGTCAGCCGACTTTGCCTGGGCACCATGACGTTTGGCGAGCAGAACAGCGAAGCCGAAGCCCACGAACAGCTTGATCGCGCCGTCGCCTTTGGCGTGAACTTTATCGATACCGCCGAAATGTACCCGGTACCGCCCAAGGCCGAAACCCAGGGGCTGACTGAACGCTACGTGGGTAGCTGGCTCAAGCAGCGCGGCGAACGCGACGATGTCATCCTGGCCACCAAGGCCGCAGGCCCCGGGCTTGACCATATCCGCGGCGGGCCACGCCTGACCCGCGAACACCTCTTCAAGGCGATCGACTCAAGCCTTGAGCGGCTACAGACCGACTATGTGGATCTTTACCAGCTGCACTGGCCCGACCGCAGCACCAACTTTTTCGGCAAGCTCGGTTACACGCACAACGAAGAGGAAGATGCCACGCCACTTGAGGAGACACTGAGCGCGCTGAAAGAGCTGGTCGACGCCGGTAAAATCCGCGCCATTGGTTTGTCCAACGACACCCCGTGGGGCACCATGCGCGCCCTGCAGCTCGCCGACCAGCTTGACCTGCCGCGCGTGGCCTCGATCCAAAACCCCTACAACCTGCTCAACCGTTCATTCGAAGTGGGCCTGGCCGAAATTGCCCACCGCGAAGACGTCGGGCTGCTGGCCTACTCGCCGCTGGGCTTTGGCGTGCTCTCGGGTAAATACCTGAATGGCGCCAAACCGCCTAAAGGACGCCTTACCCTGTTTGAGCGCTTCAAGCGCTACACCTCGCCGGAAGCCGACGCCGCCACCCACGCCTATGTGGCACTGGCACGCGATTACGGCCTCGACCCCGCGCAAATGGCGCTCGCCTTCGTCAATTCGCGCAGTTTTCTGACCAGCAACATCATCGGCGCCACCACCATGGAACAGCTGGAAAGCAACCTGGCCAGCGAAAGCCTCAAGCTCGACGACGAACTGCTGGAGGCGATCGACGATATCCATCGCCGTATGCCCAACCCTTGCCCTTGA
- the yaaA gene encoding peroxide stress protein YaaA, with protein sequence MLSVISPAKTLDFETPSTTQDVSQPDFLTDSQVLIDILRDYSPQQISDLMGVSDKLAGLNAARFAEWQPPFSLENAKPAAQAFQGDVYTGLEADTFSDAENHYAQQHLRILSGLYGLLRPLDLIQPYRLEMGTKLPNPAGKDLYAYWKPTLTTALDAAIADSGSKVLVNLASNEYFKAVDARKLDARIITPVFKDEKNGTFKIISFYAKKARGLMSAWIIRQQVNDPEALKDFDVAGYRFDAAASQGDTFVFTRRESDR encoded by the coding sequence ATGTTGAGCGTTATTTCGCCGGCCAAAACACTGGATTTTGAAACACCATCAACCACTCAAGACGTCAGCCAGCCGGATTTTCTGACCGACAGCCAAGTACTCATTGATATTCTGCGTGACTATTCGCCTCAGCAAATCAGCGACCTGATGGGCGTCAGCGATAAACTGGCGGGGCTGAACGCGGCACGCTTTGCCGAATGGCAGCCGCCGTTTTCGCTGGAAAACGCCAAACCTGCCGCACAGGCCTTTCAGGGCGATGTTTACACCGGGCTTGAAGCCGATACTTTTAGCGACGCTGAAAACCACTATGCCCAGCAGCACCTGCGTATTCTGTCGGGGCTCTACGGCCTGCTGCGCCCGCTGGACTTGATTCAGCCCTACCGGCTGGAGATGGGCACCAAACTACCCAACCCGGCGGGCAAGGACCTGTATGCCTATTGGAAACCCACGCTGACCACAGCGCTGGACGCGGCGATTGCCGACAGCGGTTCCAAGGTACTGGTGAATCTTGCTTCCAACGAGTATTTCAAAGCCGTGGATGCCAGGAAGCTGGATGCCCGGATCATTACGCCGGTGTTTAAAGACGAGAAAAACGGCACCTTCAAGATCATCAGCTTCTACGCCAAGAAGGCGCGCGGCCTGATGAGTGCCTGGATCATTCGCCAGCAGGTTAACGACCCCGAAGCGCTAAAAGACTTTGACGTCGCGGGATATCGCTTCGATGCCGCCGCCTCCCAGGGCGACACCTTTGTCTTTACCCGCCGCGAATCGGATCGCTAG
- a CDS encoding isochorismatase family protein: MRLQRDKSLLLMVDFQAGLVPVIDGGDEAIAEAHWLYGVADALEVPVWLTEQMPEKLGGTAQALLEARQAPTIWQKQHFGAMEETAFREALSASGRQQVVLCGTEAHICVLQTALGLLDEGYAVYWLTEATASRRAEEAVLARERACALGAQAVSADMVAYEWLHRCDTVSFSAVHRQFLKPRADRAVRFF, from the coding sequence GTGCGCCTGCAACGTGATAAAAGCTTACTGCTGATGGTCGATTTTCAAGCCGGCTTGGTTCCGGTGATTGACGGCGGTGACGAGGCAATTGCCGAGGCCCACTGGCTATATGGCGTGGCGGATGCGCTTGAAGTCCCCGTGTGGCTGACCGAACAGATGCCCGAAAAGCTGGGCGGCACAGCTCAGGCGCTGTTGGAAGCGCGGCAAGCGCCCACGATTTGGCAGAAGCAGCACTTCGGGGCGATGGAAGAGACGGCGTTTCGTGAAGCGCTAAGCGCCTCGGGCAGGCAGCAGGTGGTGCTATGCGGTACCGAGGCGCATATCTGCGTGCTGCAAACGGCGCTGGGGTTGCTGGACGAGGGCTATGCGGTCTACTGGCTGACTGAGGCGACGGCCAGCCGCCGGGCCGAGGAGGCCGTGCTGGCGCGGGAGAGAGCCTGCGCCCTGGGGGCACAGGCGGTCTCGGCGGATATGGTCGCTTATGAGTGGCTTCACCGCTGCGATACAGTGTCTTTCAGCGCCGTGCATCGCCAGTTCCTGAAGCCCCGTGCCGATAGGGCCGTCCGCTTTTTCTAG
- a CDS encoding tryptophan--tRNA ligase — translation MSESPKTRVLTGITTTGTPHLGNYVGAIKPAIEASQDPSVQSFYFLADYHALIKCQDPKRVQQSRLEIAATWLALGLDTDNAIFYRQSDIPEIPELTWMLSCVCAKGLMNRAHAYKAAVAENEEAGNQDPDKGITMGLFGYPVLMAADILMFNANKVPVGRDQIQHIEMARDIAGRFNHLYKGDYFTLPNAVVDEKSQVLGGLDGRKMSKSYNNTIPLFVAEKKLQKLVRKIKTNSLEPGEPKDPDTCTLFQIYAAFASTEETAAMRQQYADGIGWGDAKNQVFEYLNAHLEKPRERYHALMEDPGHIEAVLQKGAERAREETAVTMDRLRAAVGLGRFH, via the coding sequence ATGTCGGAATCACCCAAAACCCGTGTTCTTACTGGTATCACTACCACCGGTACGCCCCACCTGGGCAACTACGTCGGGGCGATCAAACCCGCCATTGAGGCGAGCCAGGACCCCAGCGTGCAGTCGTTCTACTTTCTGGCCGACTACCATGCGCTGATCAAGTGTCAGGACCCCAAGCGCGTGCAGCAGTCGCGGCTGGAAATCGCCGCAACCTGGCTGGCGCTGGGGCTGGATACCGACAACGCCATTTTTTACCGCCAGTCGGATATTCCGGAAATCCCCGAGCTTACCTGGATGCTTTCCTGTGTGTGCGCCAAGGGGCTGATGAACCGTGCCCATGCCTACAAGGCCGCCGTTGCCGAGAACGAAGAAGCGGGCAACCAGGACCCGGATAAAGGCATCACCATGGGGCTGTTCGGCTACCCGGTGCTGATGGCCGCGGATATCCTGATGTTCAACGCCAACAAGGTGCCGGTCGGGCGCGACCAGATCCAGCATATCGAGATGGCGCGGGATATCGCGGGTCGTTTCAACCACCTATATAAAGGCGATTATTTCACGCTGCCCAATGCGGTGGTGGACGAGAAGAGCCAGGTACTTGGTGGGCTGGACGGACGCAAGATGTCCAAGAGCTACAACAACACCATTCCGCTCTTTGTCGCCGAGAAAAAGCTGCAGAAGCTGGTGCGCAAGATCAAGACCAACTCGCTGGAGCCCGGTGAGCCGAAAGACCCGGATACCTGCACGCTGTTCCAGATTTACGCCGCCTTTGCCTCAACCGAGGAAACGGCGGCCATGCGCCAGCAGTATGCCGACGGCATTGGCTGGGGCGATGCCAAGAACCAGGTGTTTGAGTATCTCAACGCCCATCTGGAAAAACCCCGCGAGCGCTATCACGCCCTCATGGAAGACCCCGGTCATATTGAAGCGGTTTTGCAGAAAGGGGCTGAAAGAGCGCGGGAAGAAACGGCGGTGACCATGGATCGGCTACGGGCCGCCGTGGGGCTTGGCCGTTTCCACTAA
- a CDS encoding pilus assembly PilX family protein, with the protein MKHQQGAALVIVMALLAGAMTLGLSGMQTALVDERLAGNYRAATQARMNAEIAAAIAMEDDDLDFLSLEDSLTDLKSMSWAELIEKFSDDEQTVNYGCDREGQPECVYIPVSVDGSSVSYVLAKGIVGEGQRGGAESNTILLEYEMSGETVTPFSSAVTSCEDITLKGGASISGSLVAGNEIDIKGGASVSSSQQQGYDFSEGCDSLGVLADDEEDRSYFERIQSGLNVVNVAQWLEQRGRDHYFNENDNAFTFTGGKGNQDASVSYIGKAGSETSLRIDKDLKTSGRLQSLVIDGTVNLFVDGDFDLGGNTSLEISQDAVLNLYVSGKVTLSAGSQLALGTDSFMRQDSNGVERPAVSVYSDYQDSGNGVTISGGNETYAAIYAPGSNVEISGGGALYGGLRAQNVGMSGGSRLEYVNALADYEVNIGGQGSGEPRFNGWTEVQ; encoded by the coding sequence ATGAAGCATCAGCAAGGTGCTGCGTTAGTCATCGTCATGGCACTGCTGGCTGGTGCCATGACGCTTGGTCTCTCGGGTATGCAAACTGCCTTGGTAGATGAGCGTTTGGCGGGCAATTATCGTGCTGCTACTCAGGCTAGAATGAATGCCGAAATCGCTGCCGCAATTGCTATGGAAGACGATGACCTGGATTTTCTCTCGCTTGAGGATTCATTAACCGATTTAAAGTCGATGAGCTGGGCCGAACTGATTGAGAAGTTTTCGGACGACGAGCAGACAGTAAATTATGGCTGTGATCGTGAAGGGCAACCTGAGTGTGTCTATATCCCAGTATCCGTTGACGGCAGTTCTGTTAGTTATGTGTTGGCCAAAGGCATAGTCGGGGAAGGGCAACGTGGCGGAGCAGAAAGTAATACTATTTTATTGGAATATGAAATGAGTGGTGAGACAGTGACGCCATTCAGTTCAGCGGTGACGTCGTGTGAGGATATAACGCTAAAAGGTGGGGCTAGCATTAGTGGGAGTCTTGTCGCAGGTAATGAAATTGACATTAAGGGTGGCGCTTCAGTGTCTAGCAGTCAGCAACAAGGTTATGATTTTTCTGAAGGTTGCGACAGTTTAGGTGTTTTGGCCGACGATGAAGAAGATAGGTCCTACTTCGAGAGGATACAGTCTGGTTTGAACGTAGTAAATGTCGCTCAGTGGCTAGAGCAGCGTGGACGCGATCACTATTTTAATGAAAATGATAACGCTTTTACATTTACCGGCGGAAAGGGTAACCAAGACGCCTCGGTTTCTTATATAGGCAAAGCCGGAAGTGAAACTTCTTTACGTATTGATAAAGATTTAAAAACTAGTGGCCGATTACAGAGCTTAGTGATAGACGGGACGGTTAATCTTTTCGTCGATGGCGACTTTGACCTAGGTGGCAACACCTCACTGGAAATCTCTCAGGATGCAGTTTTGAATCTCTATGTTAGTGGCAAAGTAACGCTCTCGGCAGGGAGTCAGTTGGCTTTAGGTACTGATAGCTTCATGCGCCAGGACAGCAATGGGGTTGAGCGGCCTGCGGTGAGTGTCTATAGCGACTATCAAGACTCTGGCAATGGTGTGACCATCAGCGGAGGAAACGAAACCTATGCTGCTATTTACGCGCCCGGCTCGAATGTAGAAATCAGTGGTGGAGGTGCCTTGTATGGTGGCTTGCGTGCTCAAAATGTTGGTATGTCGGGAGGTAGTAGGTTGGAATATGTGAACGCCCTTGCAGATTATGAGGTGAATATTGGCGGCCAGGGAAGCGGTGAGCCTAGGTTTAATGGTTGGACTGAAGTGCAGTAG
- a CDS encoding PilW family protein — translation MQKRQRGFTLVELMVAMVIGTIIILGAGQLFLTTFQTFQNVDQISRKQENLIFIAQRVTQEIRQSGHDHDNPRFILECEVEQVKEKAQCTCTVSDTDRDQPLVSFPRDLSRDDISNQCAELAYELIEPVPNNDALYRVSLPIENNGESIIFHVAHRDAVL, via the coding sequence ATGCAAAAGCGCCAACGCGGGTTCACGCTGGTAGAGTTAATGGTCGCCATGGTGATTGGCACCATCATCATCCTGGGCGCGGGGCAGCTGTTTCTTACCACCTTTCAAACCTTTCAAAACGTCGACCAGATAAGCCGCAAGCAGGAAAACCTGATATTTATCGCCCAGCGAGTTACCCAAGAGATTCGCCAGAGTGGACACGACCACGATAACCCGCGCTTTATCCTTGAATGCGAGGTGGAGCAGGTAAAAGAAAAGGCACAGTGCACTTGTACCGTGTCCGATACTGATAGGGACCAGCCGCTGGTCAGTTTTCCAAGGGACCTCTCTCGTGATGACATCTCAAACCAGTGCGCCGAGCTTGCATATGAATTAATTGAACCCGTGCCGAATAATGACGCGCTTTATCGAGTGTCACTGCCAATTGAAAATAACGGTGAGTCGATTATCTTCCATGTCGCCCACCGCGATGCGGTGCTTTAG
- the pilV gene encoding type IV pilus modification protein PilV, whose amino-acid sequence MTQRGFSLVEALIALLVLSLGLVGVAAMQLKALQSASLGYQRSVASVAAVDAQERLWAQLATLEASQTCADINVDALEQAWANHWFQDNDHAPLRNAVDSSIENGNDSCQFTVTLALSDNENASFDYTFRLPEVP is encoded by the coding sequence ATGACTCAGCGCGGTTTCAGTCTGGTCGAGGCGCTGATTGCGCTGCTGGTGTTGTCGCTTGGCCTGGTGGGGGTCGCTGCTATGCAGCTGAAAGCCCTGCAAAGTGCCTCGCTTGGCTATCAGCGTTCGGTGGCAAGCGTCGCCGCCGTTGATGCCCAAGAGCGTCTGTGGGCGCAGTTGGCAACGCTGGAAGCAAGCCAAACCTGTGCGGACATTAACGTTGATGCGCTAGAGCAGGCATGGGCAAATCACTGGTTCCAGGACAACGACCACGCCCCTTTGCGTAATGCCGTCGACAGTAGCATTGAAAACGGCAATGATAGCTGTCAGTTCACTGTCACATTGGCACTAAGTGACAACGAGAATGCCTCGTTTGATTACACCTTCCGCCTCCCTGAGGTGCCATGA
- a CDS encoding pilus assembly FimT family protein, giving the protein MHQRGFTLIELMIVLAIAALLMLLAAPAFSTFMARQQLAGDVNQLQSVLTFARSEAIKQRQPITVTFSPPNTATSTRRPDECLDNDPIEDDSDDGPSYLYAGAWCYWAENSQDDGESSVMRAGQTANIAQPKDNFSIVFESLGDADISDCADVDGQCVIMLVQADSGDDIAPVTITVRKTGSLHKDTIQ; this is encoded by the coding sequence ATGCATCAACGCGGTTTTACGCTTATTGAACTGATGATCGTGCTAGCTATTGCCGCCTTGCTGATGCTGCTCGCGGCGCCTGCCTTTTCCACCTTTATGGCCCGTCAGCAACTGGCTGGTGATGTTAACCAGCTGCAATCGGTGCTGACCTTTGCACGCAGTGAGGCGATCAAACAACGCCAGCCGATCACCGTTACCTTCTCCCCGCCTAATACAGCCACCTCAACTCGCCGTCCAGATGAGTGCCTGGACAATGATCCAATAGAAGATGACAGTGACGATGGCCCCAGCTATTTGTACGCCGGGGCTTGGTGCTACTGGGCCGAAAATTCTCAAGATGATGGTGAGTCGAGCGTAATGCGCGCAGGACAAACGGCTAATATCGCCCAGCCCAAAGACAACTTCTCTATAGTGTTTGAAAGCCTGGGCGATGCGGATATCAGCGACTGTGCTGACGTTGATGGCCAGTGCGTGATTATGCTCGTGCAAGCCGACTCTGGAGACGATATCGCCCCGGTGACGATTACCGTTCGAAAAACCGGCAGCCTGCATAAGGATACCATTCAATGA